The genome window GGTTTTTCAAACAGCTAGGCGCTCGCGGTAAACAGGCAGATTGGGTTGCATGGTTAAACCGATTCCAAGCCAGGGTATCAAGTCTACCAGTTCAGTCTAAGCATCAGCTAGGAACAATAATGATTCGTTTAGGAGAACTAACTCAATCTAGTACTGAAGAAATTAATCAAATCGGCGCAGCATCATATCGTATGGGGAGAGAATTGTTATTTGGCAACACTCAAGCAATGATTTGGGAATACGTTGGACCAGATGTTGTTTCCCAGCCTTCTAAATTAAAGCTAGAAACAGAACCAGAATTATCAATTAAATTACCAAATGAGCTTGCAGCTTTTGATTCTCCTACGGTTGAAGAGACAGAACCTAATAAGTTGTTTTCTGAGCCATTAGCCCAACTAAGTGAAACTAATACTACCAATATTAATAGTATAGAAGAGGTTGCACTCGATTCGACTCTTCTTGAAAATTTAAATAATCCGGCAAAATACCAAGCCGAGCCAGAAGCAGCAGAGCTATTGTTAATAGATAATACACCAGCAAACCTCAATGTATTATCTTCGGTCAAACATCCTGATTTTAAAGATAATGATCCCGTAGCAATTGATATGCAGCAGGTGATGCAACTAATCCAAGAAGATGAAGAGCTAGCGCAGCAAATATCCCAAAAACTCAATCTCTCTGTGGTTAATCCAAAACAGAGTAGAGAAGTTGTGCCTAATAAACTTGATGAGTCTAGTTTAGAGCTGGTTGAAAGCTGGTTCGATCTGGGCTTAAAACAAGTTAGTGCAGGAGAATTTAAAAAAGCGATCGCTTCATGGGAAAAAGCCTTAAAGATCGATCCTAACTTATCAGAAGCATGGCACAATCGGGGTAGTGCTTTGGGCCGTCTAGGGAATTACGAAGCGGCAATAGATTCGTTCGAGAATGCTTTGACTATTGACCCCGATAACTATCAAGCTTGGAATGACCGCGCTCATGCTCTGTACCAGCTCCAAAATTGGTCAGAAGCAGTTAATAGCTGGAGTAATGCCCTTAAAATTATGCCAGGAAATCATTTGTTTTGGTACAACCGAGGTTGCGCCTTAGAACAGCTAGAGAGATGGCAAGACGCGATCGCTAGCTATGAAAAAGCTTTAGAAATTAAGCCTGATTTTCAGCTAGGACGTTCAAGATATATTAACCTAGTAGCAGATAATTCTCGTTCAAATTAGCTAAAATGACGGTAATCAAGATATCGGGTAAACTTTATTATTCTGAAGATGTAATTACATCTTCAGAATTTAGCTATTAATTTATTTAAATCTAGGTATCTATGACTGAATCATCGAACAGCACAATGGAAGAAACCAGAATATCGAGCGAAGAAAGAGTAACTCAATTAAGAAATTTAATTGATACTTTGAGAATCGCTGAAGAGATAGCTGGTAAAGGTTATTTGATTAGCAGTTCCGAACTCGCAGATCTTATGGATATCAACGCCAGTGCTGTCACTAGCAGGGGCGATCATTGGTCTTGGCGCAACTGGGTTGTATCAAGAGTAAGACGAGAAGGCAATCAAATTTTATGGCAATTAGAAAGGGTTGATTAACTAAAAAATCATGACTTCATCTGTACCTAATAATGAACAGCTTATAGTTCGTCCTCTTCAATATCGTGACGTGGATGCAATTAATGCTTTGGTGAGTGAATGTGTTGCCAAAGAGACTTCCAAGCGTCTGATAACTATCGATAGAGAACTAGAACAAGTTGGTTCTTGGTATGGACTAAAAAGATTTCTTAGTCTTTTGCCTCGTTCCTACTATCACGGTTGGCGAGTTTACGTTGCTCAACACCTCGATGCAGTTTTAGGTCTAATTCAGGTTGCTTCTCTCAACAGTACCCGTAGCACTTGGAGAGTTGAAAGGGTGTTGCTCAACAGCAATTCTCCTCAGTTAGAATTACTCAAAACTCAGAAAGAAATTGGTTCACAGCTGCTGCGTCACTGCTTACAGAATATTTGGGAAGCACGAACTTGGATGCTGGAGGTAAACGTCAATGAAAAAAATCATTTAGCTCTTTATCGAGAAAATGGTTTTCAGCCTTTGGCACAGATGACTTATTGGCAGATATCTTCAGAACTAATTGCTCAATTAGCACAACAAGATCCCGATTTGCCCAACTTTTTACCCATCAGTAACGTTGACGCACCACTTTTATACCAACTAGACTGCGTATCTATGCCTCCTCTACTGCGCCAAGTTTTTGATCGTCACGTAGAGGATTTTAAAAGCAGCATTGTGCAAAATGCGGTGAGCCAAATCAGACTCTGGCTTAATGGTACAGATATAGTTAGCGGCTATGTTCTTGAACCCCAACGCAAGGCAGCAATTGGCTATTTTAGACTTGAATCTTCTAAAGATGGTTGTCGTCCTCATCGAGCGCAGTTAACAGTAAATCCTGCTTACACTTGGCTTTATCCGAAGCTAACTGCTAAAATGGCGCAGATCGTTCAGGAGTCGATAGATCGAAAACGCGGTTTGTCTAATGACAACCAACTATATTCTCAGCCTTTGGAGATAGTTTCGGCTGATTATCAACCAGAAAGGGAAGAGTACTTCAATAAAATTGGAGCTACCTCCGTAGAGCATACTCTTTTAATGTCTCGCTCTGTATGGCACAAAATAAAAGAAGCTAAGCCACTAGAAGGATTACAGTTGTCAGACGTTCTTCAGGGGCTCAAACCCGCTCGCGCACCTATTCCTTCTCGTATATCTTGGTTAAAATCTCTTTCTAGTTCTTATCAAAATATCGTCAGGCAAAAAAATATTTTTCGTTCTAAATCTAGCCAGTTTGTGAGTGCAGAAAAAAGTAATGCTGGAGAATCTTTTAAACCTCCTAACGGTGGTTTAGTTTAGCATTAATGATCGCCCAAGAAAAATCAAGCTTATATTTTTAAGTGTTGACATTCCATTTAAAGCTAAATGTTGCTTGGCTGCTCAATATGATATTTTCGATAAATAGTTAATATTTTTGGGCATGAAAAAAGTTTCAGCTTTGGGATTAGATGTCGGAAAAAAGCGGATGGGAGTGGCTGGGTGCGATGGCACTGGTTTAATTGCTACTGGTTTAACTACAATTTACCGAACTTCATGGGCTGAAGATATTGAGCAGTTAAAAGATCTGATCGCAGAAAGAGAAATAAAGATTTTAATCATTGGTCTGCCCTATAACTTAGATGGTACTGTAGGATTTCAGGCAAAGCAGGTACAGAAATTTGCTAATAAAATCTCCAGTAGTTTACAACTGCCGATCGAATACGTAGATGAGCGTTTAACCTCTGTTGAAGCAGAAGCACAACTCAAAGCTAAAAAAAACTTTTCCACCCGCAATAAAGGCGCAGTTGACCGCCTTGCGGCAGCCATAATTTTGCAGCAGTGGCTTGATATGCGACGGGTTAAGAGAATGAAAGAGGAAGAATAAAGAATGAGGAGAATATAGATATTACGATCTTATCCTTATTATCCTTTATTTTTGCCTCCGCCCTCATAACTTATTCATTCATCCCTTCAACTATATCGGCATTGGATCGGAGATATTGATGTTAGCGATGGGTTGATTGGTTAGACAATGCCAGTGACAGGTAAACAAATCGGGCTGCTGAGTTTTTAGGGTAATCAAGGCAGGTGCAGCCGGAAAAGGCCAAAGTCGGTCAAATACAATCTCGCCATTATACAGACTAAACTGGAGTAGGTAGGTTGCTGGTGATGCGTCTAACGAATCTAGTAGCTGCTCTGCTAAACCATGAAGCGATTTTTGCTGAACTTTTGGTATTCTCACTGGATGTTCATAAGAGTTAGGCATTGGTCCTTCGCTGATTATCTCTGCAAACACAGGTTTGTCGGTCATAATTATCGGCAACCAGAGATGCCCCAGCCATGAATCACCTACGCTGGTTTTAAATCCTAAATTTTTTTCCACCCAACGCCTTCTAGCATTGATGTCTTTGCAGGCGGAGTATATTCTGCTTTGGGGAAAATTAAAATAATCTGGTAGCTGAATTGTCAAAGGACAGTATATTGTTGAGTCGTTGTTTTTGTCTCTTTTAGTAGTTTTAAAATTTCTCGACCAAAGAGTGGCAGCAGAGATGATTTCTACAGCCTTCGATGGTGAATTTGCAATACTACGCTGCAAAGCTTCAACCATCTTCTGAGTTACAGGCGACGCTGAAATTAACTTTCCTTGATCGCTAACCTCAGCATTAATAATAATTACAACTTTTTCCATTCCCCTTCCATAGTTATGAGAGTTGTGATGTCTTGCCATCGGTGTTGTGAGCCGAACAGTATTTTTGCTCTTTTCAAATGCTTGGTTGTCGAATTGTTGATCTGGCTACTGTAATCGAGTGAAAAAAAAGTCCGTAATATTTATCGGGCATAGTTGAATTGTCAATCTATCTATATTAGGAGTTGAGAGTAGTTGCAACCAAAGCAACAAACTTTGAGCGATACCAAAACATAAGTTTGGCACAACAGTCTAAAACCTCGGCGTGATTATTATATACGCTTGCTACTTTTTAACAACTGTTTCCATCCAGAAAGGTTAGACTTTTAAGCAGTACCTATCATAATTGCTTCATGACCGAATTTTCAAGATGGCAGGTAAATAATTTAATAATTCAACAATCTAAACATACGATAACAAATTAACCTAATAGTAATAAATTAGCTACTTTAAACTGTAAAGAAAAAATAATCAATTAATTTATGCCAATCTTTCTTAAATATTATGCCAAACAGCGTCTTAATTTAGCGATCGCCTGAATCAATTTAATCACCAGTTGTTCAACCTGCGATCGCTCATCAGTTCCAGCTAAAGCGATGTAACCTAGGTCAATTCTTAATCAATAATCAAGAACATAATATCAATCACAACATGGAGCTACTAGAGTATCAGGCTAAAGAATTATTTAGAATCGTAGGTATTCCTATTTTACCTTCTCAGACAATTAAAGATTCAAGAAAGATTAAGCAGTTGCAAATTCCCTATCCTGTGGTTTTAAAGTCTCAGGTTAGATCTGGCGGGAGAGGAAAAGCTGGGGGAGTGCGTTTTGTCGCCAATACAATTGATGCGATCGCTGCTGCACGCAATATTTTTAATCTGTCTATTCTCGGAGAATATCCTGAAGTTATTTTAGCAGAAGCCCATTACAACACTGAAAGAGAGCTATTTTTAGCAATTGTTCTAGATTACGATTTACGCTCGCCCGTGTTGCTGGGTTCGGCCTTTGGGGGGATGAATGTAGATTTATTACTGACTAATCTACAGCAGGTAGTAGTTGATGGGGAATTTTCTCCATTTTATGCTCGTCGTTTAGCTGCCAGTATGGGATTATCGGGAAAACTAATTTGCTCTGTCAGCGAAATTATTGGCAAAATGTATCGTTTGTTCGCCGAAAAAGACCTTGACTTAATTGAAATTAACCCTTTGGGAGTTAACACTAAAGGCGAGCTGATGGCTTTAGATGGCAAAATAACAGTTAACGATCGTGCTTTGGCAAGACAACCAATTGTCGAAACCTTAAACTTTTCCCAACAGCCAAGAAAAATCAATGATCATAGCTGCTTGAAAACCAGTCAAAACTTGAGTCAAATTAGCTGGCGTTGGCTCGATTGGCAGTATAAAACGGGTAAAGTTGCCATGATTTGCAGTAGTTTCGACTCGGCACTATTAACCTGGGACTTATTTAAACAACATAAAGTTACTCCTGCTTGCAGTGCGCTACTCGAAAATAATCTTATTGCCGAAGCCGATAATCTAAAGTTGTATCGAGAAAAACTATTAGAAATTTTGGCGCAGCTAGAGTCGCTCAAAGGAATTAAAGTAATTGTCTTAAATATTTGGGAATCAGAAGCCGTTAGTCTTGAAGCTGTCCAAACTATTATCGACTATTGCCGTGCTGTGGCGGAATCAACTTTACCCTCTAGAGAAGAACAGGTATTGGTCAAGAATACTATTCTCTCAAACAGCGGCAGTAGTCAAAAAGTAGATTATCAGAATTTGCCATCCGATCGGACGTTTGGGGCTACACCTTACTTTATTCTACGGTTATTAAATAAAGATAATCTTAATGATTTGCCATTAATAGACAATGTTTATCTAGCTAGTAATTTAGAAACAGCAATTTTGGAGGCGATCGCTATGGTTAAATCTAATTAAAGACATTTTGCCCGAGCGAGTTTCTCTGTTGTAGCAACTCGCTCGGGCATAGCCAAGTTGATGTTTTGTGATCCTGATTCAAACCGCGCTAGTTTTTTGATTTAGCTTTTTTTATTCGATTTACCTGACAATTTTCAGCCGAAAACTCTTCTTATTTTATGAATTGGTCTCCCCCAAACAAAGTTATTGTTCAAGGAATAACCTCAAATCGGGCTGCTTTTTGCGCCGTGCAAATGAAAGCCTATGGTACCGATATTGTGGCGGGTATAAGTCCTGGCAGTGGTGGTACAAAAGTAGGAGACATACCTGTATTTGATTTAATCGAACAGGTTCAGGCTCAGGTAGACAAGATAGATATGAGCTTAATATTTGTTGATTCCTATCAGGTGCTGGATGCTGCTCGAGAAGCGATTGCCGCGGGCATCGATCGGCTTGTCATTTTAACCCCCAAAGTACCCCCTTTAGATACCATTGAACTGATTAGGCACGCGAAGAAAACCAACACCCTAATCTTGGGTCCTGGTAGCGATGGGATGATAATTCCTCAACAGTCTTGGCTCGGCAATTTACAGCCGCAGTTTTATCAACCAGGCACAGTCGGTTTAATTACCTCTAGTCAACATCTCTGTTATGAAGTTGCTGTCGAGTTAAATGCTGCTAATCTTGGACAATCAATGGTTGTTAGTTTGGGCGATGACCGTATTGTTGGTTCTAGTTTGACCTATTGGTTATCAATTTTAAATCAAGACCCTAACACCACGGCAATTGTTTCCATCGGGCAAAGAATCAACGAAACTGAAGAAATTATCGCCTACAGTAGAAATCATGGTTACAATAAGCCCGTAATTATTTACCTAGCTGGATTAAAAGCACCGCAAGAAAAAGTTTATTATGACGCGATTACTATTATTAGCAATTATTTATCTGGTTCGATCCCAGCCGTCAATCGCGATCGCCAAACAGTCGACAAATTGAAGAAAATTGGCATTAAAGTAGCTAATAAACCTAGCGAAATTCCGCCGCTGATTCAAAAGGCATTATCAGCAGAGCCATAAGATCTTGTGCGTAAATAAAATTACTAACTATTAGCAATTGCTGCGACTTCAATTCTTATAGAGATCGCCGAAACCGAGATTAAGCCTAATGCCATAACCTGCGATCGCCTATTCATTGCTGCTGTCGCTTTTAGCATTTGGAATACTTTTAAAGTATTTAATCAGGACAATCTAGATACAACCTTAGCTCAACCTGCTTATACAGGTCGGGCGATCGCTCTACTATTAATAGCTGGAATTAGTTTTGCTATTTCATTGGCACTTTGGGTATGGCCATTAACTCAAACCAGTATCGCTAATTCGACTTTGCTTAATAATATGATGCCGATCTTCACTACTTTGGGGGGCTGGCTCATCTTTCGTCAATAATTTTTCCGACGATTTTTACTCGGGATGGCAGTAGCAGTATTAGGCGCAGTGGCAATTGGAATTGAAGACTTACAGGCAGCAGCAAGTCATTTAACTAGGGATAGAGCAGCTTTAGTAGCAGCCATATTTTCCGCGATTAGTATTTTAAGCTTAGAACAGTTAAGAGTGCAGTTTTCTACTGCTTTAATCATGCAGTGGACGAGTCTGACTGGTAGTTTATTTCTGTTGCCTCTAGTCTTTGTCAGAGAGCGTTTACGACCAGTTTCTGTCACTGGTTGGCTAGCAGTTATCGGTCTAAGATTAATTTCTCAGGCGATCGGACAAGGGCTTTTAACCTATAGTTTGGCTAAATTCTCTTCAGGATTTATCGCAGTATCAATGCTGTCAATTCTAATTGCAGCAATTTTGGCAATGCTACTCTTTGCCGAACAGTTGAGTTTATTTAATTATTTGGCAATATCGGCAAAAGAATCTTAAAGCAACGATTTTAAACAATTTTATTTTAGTAAGATTAGTTGTGATAGCTTAAGACAGTCTCAACAGCTTGGTTGGATATGCGCGGGAAGCCCACGCATCCTCCAAGCTCAATTTCTGCGGTTATCTTACAACACAAGTAAAGCAATATGGCACGTAGCTCATTACAGTTAAACAGCGAATGGATACCGAAAGTAGAAGAATCTCTGGCAATCAAGCAATTGACTCAACGTTCTATTGCCGAACGCCTAGAAATATCAAGATCTTCAGTCTCTAAGTTTGTCAATTGTAAGCCGGTTGCTTTGAATGTTTTTATTCGTCTGTGTCAA of Coleofasciculaceae cyanobacterium contains these proteins:
- a CDS encoding tetratricopeptide repeat protein; amino-acid sequence: MSHTIGQVKQDNQQSNSNSSHANQDLPKSEDSKLKSITCLSDADYEFLFNQLLEGIAHGWHDRRIARFFKQLGARGKQADWVAWLNRFQARVSSLPVQSKHQLGTIMIRLGELTQSSTEEINQIGAASYRMGRELLFGNTQAMIWEYVGPDVVSQPSKLKLETEPELSIKLPNELAAFDSPTVEETEPNKLFSEPLAQLSETNTTNINSIEEVALDSTLLENLNNPAKYQAEPEAAELLLIDNTPANLNVLSSVKHPDFKDNDPVAIDMQQVMQLIQEDEELAQQISQKLNLSVVNPKQSREVVPNKLDESSLELVESWFDLGLKQVSAGEFKKAIASWEKALKIDPNLSEAWHNRGSALGRLGNYEAAIDSFENALTIDPDNYQAWNDRAHALYQLQNWSEAVNSWSNALKIMPGNHLFWYNRGCALEQLERWQDAIASYEKALEIKPDFQLGRSRYINLVADNSRSN
- a CDS encoding GNAT family N-acetyltransferase, coding for MTSSVPNNEQLIVRPLQYRDVDAINALVSECVAKETSKRLITIDRELEQVGSWYGLKRFLSLLPRSYYHGWRVYVAQHLDAVLGLIQVASLNSTRSTWRVERVLLNSNSPQLELLKTQKEIGSQLLRHCLQNIWEARTWMLEVNVNEKNHLALYRENGFQPLAQMTYWQISSELIAQLAQQDPDLPNFLPISNVDAPLLYQLDCVSMPPLLRQVFDRHVEDFKSSIVQNAVSQIRLWLNGTDIVSGYVLEPQRKAAIGYFRLESSKDGCRPHRAQLTVNPAYTWLYPKLTAKMAQIVQESIDRKRGLSNDNQLYSQPLEIVSADYQPEREEYFNKIGATSVEHTLLMSRSVWHKIKEAKPLEGLQLSDVLQGLKPARAPIPSRISWLKSLSSSYQNIVRQKNIFRSKSSQFVSAEKSNAGESFKPPNGGLV
- the ruvX gene encoding Holliday junction resolvase RuvX, whose product is MKKVSALGLDVGKKRMGVAGCDGTGLIATGLTTIYRTSWAEDIEQLKDLIAEREIKILIIGLPYNLDGTVGFQAKQVQKFANKISSSLQLPIEYVDERLTSVEAEAQLKAKKNFSTRNKGAVDRLAAAIILQQWLDMRRVKRMKEEE
- a CDS encoding ATP-grasp domain-containing protein, with amino-acid sequence MELLEYQAKELFRIVGIPILPSQTIKDSRKIKQLQIPYPVVLKSQVRSGGRGKAGGVRFVANTIDAIAAARNIFNLSILGEYPEVILAEAHYNTERELFLAIVLDYDLRSPVLLGSAFGGMNVDLLLTNLQQVVVDGEFSPFYARRLAASMGLSGKLICSVSEIIGKMYRLFAEKDLDLIEINPLGVNTKGELMALDGKITVNDRALARQPIVETLNFSQQPRKINDHSCLKTSQNLSQISWRWLDWQYKTGKVAMICSSFDSALLTWDLFKQHKVTPACSALLENNLIAEADNLKLYREKLLEILAQLESLKGIKVIVLNIWESEAVSLEAVQTIIDYCRAVAESTLPSREEQVLVKNTILSNSGSSQKVDYQNLPSDRTFGATPYFILRLLNKDNLNDLPLIDNVYLASNLETAILEAIAMVKSN
- a CDS encoding CoA-binding protein, whose amino-acid sequence is MNWSPPNKVIVQGITSNRAAFCAVQMKAYGTDIVAGISPGSGGTKVGDIPVFDLIEQVQAQVDKIDMSLIFVDSYQVLDAAREAIAAGIDRLVILTPKVPPLDTIELIRHAKKTNTLILGPGSDGMIIPQQSWLGNLQPQFYQPGTVGLITSSQHLCYEVAVELNAANLGQSMVVSLGDDRIVGSSLTYWLSILNQDPNTTAIVSIGQRINETEEIIAYSRNHGYNKPVIIYLAGLKAPQEKVYYDAITIISNYLSGSIPAVNRDRQTVDKLKKIGIKVANKPSEIPPLIQKALSAEP
- a CDS encoding EamA family transporter yields the protein MAVAVLGAVAIGIEDLQAAASHLTRDRAALVAAIFSAISILSLEQLRVQFSTALIMQWTSLTGSLFLLPLVFVRERLRPVSVTGWLAVIGLRLISQAIGQGLLTYSLAKFSSGFIAVSMLSILIAAILAMLLFAEQLSLFNYLAISAKES